Proteins from one Fibrobacter sp. genomic window:
- the pyrE gene encoding orotate phosphoribosyltransferase, with translation MNAKESFVHFLVEAGALKFGNFVTKSGRETPYFINTGEFRTGATLSKLAEYYASAFMEHFDGKAQNLYGPAYKGIPLCAATAMKLSDVYAQNLTFTYNRKEVKDHGEGGSLVGYKYSEKTNVVIIEDVITAGTSVNETMQALSQIENANVIGLLISVDRKEKLENGKSALQTVQDEYGIEAHSIININDIIAFLESEENRKAINAPEGILEKVYAYREKWGAQ, from the coding sequence ATGAACGCAAAAGAATCTTTCGTGCATTTTCTTGTCGAGGCAGGCGCCCTCAAGTTCGGCAACTTCGTGACCAAGAGCGGTCGCGAAACCCCGTACTTCATCAATACCGGAGAGTTCCGCACGGGCGCCACGCTTTCCAAGCTCGCCGAATATTACGCGAGCGCCTTCATGGAACATTTCGACGGCAAGGCCCAGAACCTCTACGGTCCGGCCTACAAGGGCATTCCGCTCTGCGCCGCCACCGCGATGAAGCTTTCCGACGTGTACGCCCAGAACCTTACGTTCACCTACAACCGCAAGGAAGTGAAGGACCACGGCGAAGGCGGCTCGCTTGTCGGCTACAAGTATTCCGAAAAGACTAACGTCGTGATTATCGAGGACGTGATTACCGCGGGTACCAGCGTGAACGAAACGATGCAGGCGCTTTCCCAGATCGAAAACGCGAATGTCATCGGGTTGCTCATCTCGGTCGACCGCAAGGAAAAGCTCGAGAACGGCAAGTCCGCGCTCCAGACCGTGCAGGACGAATACGGCATCGAGGCCCACTCCATCATTAATATCAACGACATCATCGCGTTCCTCGAGAGCGAAGAAAACCGCAAGGCAATCAACGCGCCCGAAGGCATCCTCGAGAAGGTGTACGCCTACCGCGAAAAATGGGGCGCCCAGTAA
- the hemB gene encoding porphobilinogen synthase gives MIIRPRRLRKNETIRDMVAETAVNPDSLVYPMFVVEGEGIKEEIPSMPGQYRFSIDEILKELESCVTLGIKSILLFGIPDSKDDMATSAYDDDGIVQRAVRSIKAKFPALCVITDVCLCEYMSHGHCGIVKDGDVDNDPTLELLALAALSHARAGADMVAPSDMMDGRVAAIRTKLDANGFSNTPIMAYSAKYASAYYGPFRDAADSAPHFGNRKTYQMDVRNAREAQREVELDIEEGADIVMVKPGLAFLDILRQTAEISSVPVAVYNVSGEYSMVKAAAKMGWIDENAIIRENLLAMKRAGADIIITYHAKEVLEKGLLK, from the coding sequence ATGATTATCCGTCCCCGTCGCCTGCGCAAGAATGAAACCATCCGCGACATGGTTGCCGAAACAGCAGTGAATCCCGATTCCCTCGTGTACCCGATGTTCGTGGTCGAGGGGGAGGGCATCAAGGAAGAAATTCCGTCGATGCCCGGGCAGTACCGTTTCAGCATAGACGAAATCCTTAAGGAACTCGAATCTTGCGTCACTTTGGGAATCAAGTCCATCCTCCTGTTCGGTATACCCGATTCCAAGGACGATATGGCGACATCCGCTTACGACGACGATGGCATCGTGCAGCGTGCGGTTCGTTCCATAAAGGCGAAATTCCCTGCGCTTTGCGTGATTACCGATGTCTGCCTCTGTGAATACATGAGCCACGGACATTGCGGCATCGTGAAGGATGGCGACGTGGATAACGACCCGACGCTCGAACTCCTCGCGCTGGCCGCACTTTCGCATGCGCGCGCGGGTGCCGACATGGTGGCGCCTTCCGACATGATGGATGGCCGCGTGGCTGCGATCCGTACCAAGCTGGATGCGAACGGGTTCTCGAATACGCCCATCATGGCGTACAGCGCGAAGTATGCAAGCGCCTATTACGGGCCGTTCCGCGATGCGGCCGATTCCGCACCGCATTTCGGAAACCGCAAAACCTACCAGATGGACGTTCGAAACGCACGCGAGGCTCAGCGCGAGGTGGAACTCGACATCGAAGAAGGTGCCGATATCGTGATGGTGAAGCCTGGGCTTGCTTTCCTCGACATCTTGCGTCAGACCGCGGAAATCAGCAGTGTTCCTGTGGCTGTCTATAATGTCAGTGGGGAATATTCCATGGTGAAGGCCGCCGCAAAAATGGGCTGGATTGACGAAAACGCCATTATTCGCGAAAATCTGCTGGCGATGAAACGTGCCGGAGCCGATATCATCATCACCTACCACGCGAAAGAAGTTCTGGAGAAAGGCCTGCTGAAATAA
- the purU gene encoding formyltetrahydrofolate deformylase has translation MATTRYILQIHCPDQKGLIAGTTQVLAKAGANIVDLQQHTAKDIETFFLRAVFELEASDIGEVNKHLETLAPHLQLNWKLFDTSKTERVAIFVSKTDHCLYDLLLKRRDGDLPCEFSCIVGNHPDLGPVGGTFGVPFYYVPSNPDKSIPENRFREIIAETRTDTVVLARYMQILSESFTEEFKYRIINIHHGFLPAFKGAKPYHQAWHKGVKIIGATAHFATEDLDQGPIICQDIQRVPETASIDELVELGKDIEKRTLSQALKLWLEHRVFVYAGRTFIL, from the coding sequence ATGGCAACAACACGTTACATACTGCAAATTCACTGCCCCGACCAGAAAGGGCTTATCGCCGGTACGACCCAGGTGCTCGCGAAGGCTGGCGCAAATATCGTCGACCTCCAGCAGCATACGGCCAAGGACATCGAGACATTTTTCCTCCGCGCTGTTTTTGAACTTGAAGCAAGTGACATCGGCGAGGTCAACAAGCACCTCGAGACGCTTGCACCGCACCTTCAGTTGAACTGGAAACTTTTTGACACCTCCAAGACTGAACGCGTGGCTATTTTCGTATCGAAGACGGACCACTGCCTGTACGACCTGCTGCTGAAGCGCCGTGACGGAGACCTCCCCTGCGAATTCAGCTGCATCGTGGGCAACCACCCCGACCTGGGCCCCGTGGGCGGCACCTTCGGCGTGCCGTTCTACTACGTGCCGAGCAACCCCGACAAGAGCATTCCCGAGAACCGTTTCCGCGAAATCATCGCCGAAACCCGCACCGACACGGTCGTCCTCGCCCGCTACATGCAGATTCTGAGCGAATCCTTCACCGAGGAATTCAAGTACCGCATCATCAATATCCACCACGGGTTCCTCCCCGCGTTCAAGGGCGCAAAGCCCTACCACCAGGCATGGCACAAGGGTGTGAAGATTATCGGCGCAACTGCGCATTTCGCCACCGAGGACCTGGACCAGGGGCCCATCATCTGCCAGGATATCCAGCGCGTGCCCGAAACGGCGAGCATCGACGAACTCGTAGAACTCGGCAAGGACATCGAGAAGAGGACGCTTTCGCAGGCGCTCAAGCTGTGGCTTGAACACCGCGTATTCGTTTACGCCGGTAGAACATTTATCTTGTAG
- a CDS encoding fibrobacter succinogenes major paralogous domain-containing protein, which yields MICSKKKVFAFVALVGVAAFAAPPKTWDAIYKAEGEGDYTSVKVVGNIRMGKYTNYKEIQPVSFKVDDGLFSFSASGNMVVPAEKIEKEHFYSQCNTTKEAWVSYFNKPMTFGKEEKIVNIAGVDLACGDDVYALSDLRIKFTNPKAQEYWAANLEGYEKYKRQQVAELRRAEQQHHAEIRSMSSSFTDPRDGQVYRTIKVEGREWFAQNVNYNVPGHSWCYEDKENYCTRSGKLYDLEGARQACPEGWHLPRDREWMDMLVGLTKCYEGVDKCGKFAEKMKATTGWHGGGGTDEYGFSVYSSGYRKVIGKSTVRYEDMGEYAGFWSAQNGRNETIWLWSMGRMSDQMVRQLVPNNSKNNAYSVRCINGN from the coding sequence ATGATCTGTTCCAAGAAGAAGGTTTTTGCGTTTGTCGCTCTTGTGGGAGTGGCCGCTTTTGCCGCCCCGCCCAAGACGTGGGATGCTATTTACAAGGCCGAGGGTGAAGGCGATTACACGTCGGTCAAGGTTGTCGGTAACATCCGCATGGGCAAGTACACCAACTATAAAGAAATACAGCCCGTATCGTTCAAGGTGGACGATGGCTTGTTCTCGTTCTCCGCATCGGGAAACATGGTGGTGCCCGCCGAAAAGATTGAGAAGGAACACTTCTATAGTCAGTGCAATACCACGAAGGAAGCTTGGGTTTCGTACTTCAACAAGCCCATGACATTCGGGAAGGAAGAAAAAATCGTGAACATCGCGGGTGTCGACCTTGCCTGCGGTGACGATGTCTATGCGCTTTCCGACCTGCGCATCAAGTTCACCAACCCGAAGGCGCAGGAGTACTGGGCCGCGAATCTCGAAGGGTACGAAAAGTACAAGCGCCAGCAGGTGGCGGAACTCCGCCGTGCCGAGCAGCAGCATCATGCCGAAATCCGCAGCATGTCGAGTTCGTTTACCGACCCGCGCGACGGCCAGGTGTACCGTACCATCAAGGTGGAGGGCCGCGAATGGTTTGCCCAGAACGTGAACTACAATGTGCCGGGTCATTCCTGGTGCTATGAAGACAAGGAAAATTACTGCACTCGTAGCGGAAAGCTCTATGACCTCGAAGGCGCCCGCCAGGCTTGCCCCGAGGGTTGGCACCTTCCGCGTGACCGCGAATGGATGGACATGCTTGTCGGGCTTACCAAGTGCTACGAGGGCGTGGACAAGTGCGGCAAGTTTGCCGAGAAAATGAAGGCCACGACTGGTTGGCATGGCGGAGGCGGTACCGATGAATACGGATTCTCCGTCTATTCTTCGGGCTATCGCAAGGTTATCGGAAAATCCACCGTTCGTTACGAGGACATGGGCGAGTACGCCGGTTTCTGGAGCGCGCAGAATGGCCGCAACGAAACCATCTGGCTCTGGTCCATGGGCCGCATGAGCGACCAGATGGTGCGCCAGCTCGTGCCGAACAATTCGAAGAACAACGCCTATTCCGTCCGTTGCATCAACGGAAACTAA